One genomic window of Mustela erminea isolate mMusErm1 chromosome 13, mMusErm1.Pri, whole genome shotgun sequence includes the following:
- the RASL10A gene encoding ras-like protein family member 10A: protein MGGSLRVAVLGAPGVGKTAIIRQFLFGDYPERHRPTDGPRLYRPAVLLDGAVYDLSIRDGDGAPPGQNPGGPEEWPDSKDWSLQDTDAFVLVYDICSPDSFDYVKALRQRISETRPAGAPEAPILVVGNKRDRQRLRFGPRRALAALVRRGWRCGYLECSAKYNWHVLRLFRELLRCALVRARPAHPALRLQGALHPARCSLM, encoded by the exons ATGGGGGGCAGCCTGCGGGTGGCTGTGCTGGGTGCCCCGGGCGTGGGCAAGACGGCCATCATCCGCCAGTTCCTGTTCGGTGATTACCCGGAACGCCACCGGCCCACGGACGGGCCACGCCTCTACCGGCCCGCGGTGCTGCTCGACGGCGCGGTCTACGACCTGAGCATCCGCGACGGCGACGGCGCTCCTCCGGGTCAGAACCCCGGGGGTCCAGAG GAGTGGCCAGACTCCAAAGACTGGAGCTTGCAGGACACCGACGCCTTCGTGCTCGTCTATGATATCTGCAGCCCGGACAGTTTTGATTACGTGAAGGCGCTACGGCAACGCATCTCGGAGACCAG ACCGGCGGGCGCACCCGAGGCTCCCATCCTCGTGGTAGGCAACAAGCGGGACAGGCAGCGGCTGCGCTTCGGGCCTCGGCGCGCGCTGGCCGCCCTGGTGCGCAGGGGCTGGCGCTGCGGCTACCTGGAGTGCTCTGCCAAGTACAATTGGCACGTGCTGCGTCTTTTCCGCGAGCTGCTGCGTTGCGCTTTGGTGCGTGCACGCCCTGCACACCCGGCCCTACGCCTGCAGGGGGCGCTGCATCCAGCGCGCTGCAGCCTCATGTGA
- the GAS2L1 gene encoding GAS2-like protein 1, with translation MADPVAGIAGSAAKSVRPFRSSEAYVEAMKEDLAEWLNALYGLGLPSGGDGFLTGLATGTTLCQHANAVTDAARALAVARPARGVAFQAHSVVPGSFMARDNVATFIGWCRTELGVPEVLMFETEDLVLRKNEKSVVLCLLEVARRGARLGLLAPRLVQFEQEIEQELRAAPPAPHTRTAEEDAPETATTAGAPTRGPRMTPSDLRNLDELVREILSYCTCPDQFPMIKVSEGKYRVGDSSLLIFVRVLRSHVMVRVGGGWDTLEHYLDKHDPCRCSSSAHRPPQPRARTFSPQRVSPTPSPRAGSPVPGGERRSSRPEVTPISLRASKEGMETTLRARDQLPPHPRSRRYSGDSDSSASSAQSGPLGVRSEDSGTGSRKERPSRRLTTGTPSSPRRPPPPRSQSRDRLDRGRPRGAPGGRGAPLSAASPARRARSQSREEQTMLLVRRDRDGQHSWVPRGRVSGGSGRSSPQTPRARSPAAPRPLRVSNPSPELGATPASVFRTPLQLDPKQEQQLFRRLEEEFLANARALEAAAGGTPAGPSSDPARAPDPPAPDSAYCSSSSSSSSLSVLGGKCGQPGDSGRMANGLPGPRGPVLSSSSDEGSPCPGVGGPPDAPGSPLAGLELPRTWARGRMDTQPDRKPSRIPTPRGPRRPSGSTEPGAWHALHSVSPRAEPDSWM, from the exons ATGGCGGACCCAGTGGCGGGCATCGCGGGCTCAGCAGCCAAGAGCGTGCGGCCGTTCCGCTCGAGTGAGGCCTACGTGGAGGCCATGAAGGAGGACCTGGCCGAGTGGCTCAACGCCTTGTATGGCCTGGGTCTGCCCAGTGGTGGCGATGGCTTCCTGACGGGGCTGGCCACGGGCACCACCCTGTGCCAACATGCCAATGCTGTCACTGATGCGGCCCGCGCTTTGGCTGTTGCCCGCCCAGCCCGCGGGGTGGCCTTCCAGGCACACAGTGTGGTGCCCGGCTCTTTCATGGCCCGCGACAATGTAGCCACATTCATCGGCTGGTGCCGAACAGAGCTGGGTGTGCCTGAAGTGCTCATGTTTGAGACGGAGGACCTGGTGCTTCGGAAGAATGAGAAGAGCGTTGTGCTGTGCCTGCTGGAGGTGGCACGGCGTGGGGCCCGCCTTGGCCTGCTCGCCCCTCGCCTTGTGCAGTTTGAACAGGAGATTGAGCAGGAGCTCCGTGCtgcccccccggccccccacacTCGCACAGCCGAGGAGGACGCCCCCGAAACGGCCACCACAGCAGGGGCTCCCACCCGCGGGCCCCGCATGACACCCAGCGACCTGCGCAACCTTGACGAGCTG gtGAGAGAGATCTTGAGCTACTGCACCTGTCCAGACCAGTTTCCCATGATCAAAGTCTCGGAGGGCAAGTACCGCGTGGGAGACTCCAGTCTCCTCATCTTCGTGCGG GTGCTGAGGAGCCACGTGATGGTGCGCGTGGGTGGCGGCTGGGACACTCTGGAACACTATCTGGACAAGCATGACCCTTGCCGCTGCTCGTCCTCGG CCCAccgcccaccccagcccagggctcgCACCTTCTCCCCACAGAGGGTGtcgcccacccccagcccccgggCTGGCAGCCCAGTGCCTGGGGGTGAGCGCCGGAGCTCCCGGCCAGAAGTGACGCCCATTAGCCTACGGGCCTCAAAGGAGGGAATGGAGACCACCCTCAG GGCCCGGGACCAGCTGCCCCCCCATCCCCGCTCCCGCCGCTACTCCGGGGACAGTGACTCCTCAGCGTCCTCAGCCCAGAGTGGCCCCCTTGGTGTCCGCAGTGAAGACTCAGGCACTGGCTCCCGGAAGGAGCGACCCAGCCGGCGGCTGACCACGGGCACCCCATCCTCCCCGAGACGGCCTCCTCCCCCGCGCAGCCAGTCCAGAGACCGACTGGATCGGGGGCGGCCCCGTGGGGCCCCAGGAGGCCGGGGAGCCCCGCTGTCAGCCGCCAGCCCTGCCCGGCGGGCCCGGAGCCAGAGCCGGGAGGAGCAGACCATGCTGCTGGTGCGCAGGGACCGAGATGGGCAGCACTCATGGGTGCCCCGGGGCAGGGTCAGTGGGGGCTCAGGCAGGAGCAGCCCCCAGACTCCCCGGGCTCGCAGCCCTGCAGCGCCCCGGCCTCTCCGGGTCTCCAACCCCAGTCCAGAGTTGGGCGCCACACCGGCCAGTGTCTTCCGCACCCCCCTACAGCTGGACCCGAAGCAGGAGCAGCAACTGTTCAGGCGCTTGGAAGAGGAGTTCCTGGCCAATGCCCGAGCCCTTGAGGCTGCTGCTGGCGGGACCCCCGCCGGACCATCCTCTGACCCAGCTCGGGCCCCAGACCCTCCAGCTCCTGACTCGGCCTACtgttcctccagctcctcctcttcATCCCTCAGTGTCCTGGGTGGCAAGTGTGGCCAGCCCGGGGACTCTGGCCGGATGGCCAATGGGCTGCCTGGGCCCCGAGGCCCAGTCCTGTCCAGTTCTTCCGATGAAGGCAGCCCCTGCCCCGGTGTGGGGGGCCCACCAGATGCACCTGGGAGCCCCTTGGCTGGCCTGGAGCTCCCGAGGACCTGGGCACGGGGCCGGATGGACACACAGCCAGACCGAAAACCCTCACGCATCCCCACGCCTCGGGGCCCTCGCCGCCCGTCTGGATCCACAGAGCCTGGGGCCTGGCATGCCCTGCACTCTGTGAGCCCAAGGGCAGAGCCGGATTCCTGGATGTGA